A section of the Lineus longissimus chromosome 1, tnLinLong1.2, whole genome shotgun sequence genome encodes:
- the LOC135493161 gene encoding 4-aminobutyrate aminotransferase, mitochondrial-like isoform X4, whose protein sequence is MATSGCMQFGLRRFIQQNSLCSLRKQIRCVTGQAARKHYGVDEPEGPVMKTALPGPKSKELLRELDNIQHCSSVQFFVDYSKCLGNYIVDMDGNTILDLFTQISSIPLGYNHPSMIKAMQDPANVYDLVNRPALQVFPPGNWPARMENSLLEIAPPGLNHVHTLMCGACSNEHGFKAVFMRHMRKLRGGAPPTKEDLETCLLNLPPGCPPLTIMGFKNAFHGRTMGALNVTRAKANQKLDIPQLDWPCASFPELKYPLERYGVENAQEEQRCLHEIRALVEEYNGRGTPCVGIITEPIQAEGGDNYASPDFFQKLQKICKEFDIAFIVDEVQTGLGATGKMWAHEHWDLPEPPDIVSFSKKAITGGFFFKEEYKATDGHRIFNTWMGDPHKIILLEAVVKEIKSENLLAQVNETGNFLLAGLKKLQDTYPDRLANARGLGTFCSIDTHDAQMRDKMIHSLKQRGINIGGCGVSSLRLRPSLTAQPHHCEIFLDALNEIMKEL, encoded by the exons ATGGCGACGAGTGGGTGTATGCAGTTCGGACTTCGCCGATTCATTCAACAAAATTCACTATGTTCACTCCGGAAACAAA TTCGGTGTGTAACTGGACAGGCCGCCAGGAAACATTATGGTGTGGATGAGCCAGAAGGGCCTGTAATGAAAACAGCCCTACCTGGACCAAAATCAAAGGAACTATTGAGAGAACTTGACAACATACAG CATTGCTCAAGTGTGCAGTTTTTTGTCGACTACTCAAAATGTCTGGGCAACTATATCGTGGATATGGATGGCAATACTATTCTTGATCTGTTCACACAGATATCATCTATACCTCTTG GGTACAACCATCCGAGCATGATAAAAGCTATGCAAGATCCTGCTAATGTG TATGACCTGGTTAACCGACCTGCACTTCAGGTGTTTCCCCCTGGTAACTGGCCAGCGCGAATGGAGAACTCTCTTTTGGAG ATTGCCCCACCTGGCCTGAATCATGTACATACTCTGATGTGTGGTGCTTGCTCAAATGAACATGGATTCAAGGCCGTCTTCATGAGGCATATG CGGAAATTACGAGGTGGTGCACCCCCAACGAAAGAAGATTTAGAAACGTGCCTCCTCAACCTTCCTCCTGGATGTCCTCCTCTCACCATTATGGGCTTCAAGAATGCCTTCCATGGGCGAACTATGG GTGCCTTGAATGTAACACGTGCAAAGGCCAACCAGAAACTTGACATACCACAGCTGGACTGGCCCTGTGCATCGTTTCCTGAGCTCAAATACCCGTTGGAGAGGTATGGAGTTGAAAATGCACAGGAGGAACAGCGTTGCTTGCATGAG ATTCGTGCCCTAGTCGAGGAGTATAATGGCAGAGGTACCCCCTGTGTCGGCATCATCACTGAGCCAATCCAAGCCGAGGGAGGTGACAACTATGCTTCTCCCGACTTCTTCCAAAAACTTCAAAAGATATGTAAAGAG TTTGACATTGCATTCATCGTTGACGAAGTCCAGACTGGCCTGGGTGCTACCGGTAAGATGTGGGCTCATGAACACTGGGACCTCCCTGAACCACCAGATATTGTGAGCTTCAGTAAGAAGGCCATCACGGGAGGTTTCTTCTTTAAAGAGGAATACAAGGCAACCGAC ggtcacaggATCTTCAACACTTGGATGGGCGACCCGCACAAGATCATTCTGCTTGAAGCTGTTGTAAAGGAAATCAAGTCAGAAAACCTGCTTGCACAAGTCAATGAAACTGGCAATTTCCTTCTTGCTGGGCTCAAGAAACTTCAG GACACTTACCCTGACCGTCTTGCTAATGCTCGTGGACTTGGAACCTTCTGTAGCATTGATACTCATGATGCACAGATGAGGGACAAGATGATACATTCGCTCAAACAGAGAG GTATCAACATTGGAGGTTGTGGAGTGAGCAGTCTACGTCTGCGGCCAAGTCTGACTGCCCAGCCTCACCACTGTGAAATCTTCTTAGATGCTCTCAATGAAATCATGAAAGAATTATAA
- the LOC135493161 gene encoding 4-aminobutyrate aminotransferase, mitochondrial-like isoform X2: protein MATSGCMQFGLRRFIQQNSLCSLRKQIRCVTGQAARKHYGVDEPEGPVMKTALPGPKSKELLRELDNIQHCSSVQFFVDYSKCLGNYIVDMDGNTILDLFTQISSIPLGYNHPSMIKAMQDPANVYDLVNRPALQVFPPGNWPARMENSLLEIAPPGLNHVHTLMCGACSNEHGFKAVFMRHMRKLRGGAPPTKEDLETCLLNLPPGCPPLTIMGFKNAFHGRTMGALNASTVKPTHKLYFPADDWPVAPFPKVMYPYEKYAEHNARQERMCLSEIRALVEEYNGRGTPCVGIITEPIQAEGGDNYASPDFFQKLQKICKEFDIAFIVDEVQTGLGATGKMWAHEHWDLPEPPDIVSFSKKAITGGFFFKEEYKATDGHRIFNTWMGDPHKIILLEAVVKEIKSENLLAQVNETGNFLLAGLKKLQDTYPDRLANARGLGTFCSIDTHDAQMRDKMIHSLKQRGINIGGCGVSSLRLRPSLTAQPHHCEIFLDALNEIMKEL, encoded by the exons ATGGCGACGAGTGGGTGTATGCAGTTCGGACTTCGCCGATTCATTCAACAAAATTCACTATGTTCACTCCGGAAACAAA TTCGGTGTGTAACTGGACAGGCCGCCAGGAAACATTATGGTGTGGATGAGCCAGAAGGGCCTGTAATGAAAACAGCCCTACCTGGACCAAAATCAAAGGAACTATTGAGAGAACTTGACAACATACAG CATTGCTCAAGTGTGCAGTTTTTTGTCGACTACTCAAAATGTCTGGGCAACTATATCGTGGATATGGATGGCAATACTATTCTTGATCTGTTCACACAGATATCATCTATACCTCTTG GGTACAACCATCCGAGCATGATAAAAGCTATGCAAGATCCTGCTAATGTG TATGACCTGGTTAACCGACCTGCACTTCAGGTGTTTCCCCCTGGTAACTGGCCAGCGCGAATGGAGAACTCTCTTTTGGAG ATTGCCCCACCTGGCCTGAATCATGTACATACTCTGATGTGTGGTGCTTGCTCAAATGAACATGGATTCAAGGCCGTCTTCATGAGGCATATG CGGAAATTACGAGGTGGTGCACCCCCAACGAAAGAAGATTTAGAAACGTGCCTCCTCAACCTTCCTCCTGGATGTCCTCCTCTCACCATTATGGGCTTCAAGAATGCCTTCCATGGGCGAACTATGG GTGCTCTGAATGCGAGTACGGTCAAACCCACGCATAAACTTTATTTCCCTGCCGACGATTGGCCGGTTGCACCATTCCCCAAAGTTATGTATCCATATGAAAAATATGCTGAGCATAATGCTAGGCAGGAGAGAATGTGCTTGAGTGAG ATTCGTGCCCTAGTCGAGGAGTATAATGGCAGAGGTACCCCCTGTGTCGGCATCATCACTGAGCCAATCCAAGCCGAGGGAGGTGACAACTATGCTTCTCCCGACTTCTTCCAAAAACTTCAAAAGATATGTAAAGAG TTTGACATTGCATTCATCGTTGACGAAGTCCAGACTGGCCTGGGTGCTACCGGTAAGATGTGGGCTCATGAACACTGGGACCTCCCTGAACCACCAGATATTGTGAGCTTCAGTAAGAAGGCCATCACGGGAGGTTTCTTCTTTAAAGAGGAATACAAGGCAACCGAC ggtcacaggATCTTCAACACTTGGATGGGCGACCCGCACAAGATCATTCTGCTTGAAGCTGTTGTAAAGGAAATCAAGTCAGAAAACCTGCTTGCACAAGTCAATGAAACTGGCAATTTCCTTCTTGCTGGGCTCAAGAAACTTCAG GACACTTACCCTGACCGTCTTGCTAATGCTCGTGGACTTGGAACCTTCTGTAGCATTGATACTCATGATGCACAGATGAGGGACAAGATGATACATTCGCTCAAACAGAGAG GTATCAACATTGGAGGTTGTGGAGTGAGCAGTCTACGTCTGCGGCCAAGTCTGACTGCCCAGCCTCACCACTGTGAAATCTTCTTAGATGCTCTCAATGAAATCATGAAAGAATTATAA
- the LOC135493161 gene encoding 4-aminobutyrate aminotransferase, mitochondrial-like isoform X3, whose protein sequence is MATSGCMQFGLRRFIQQNSLCSLRKQIRCVTGQAARKHYGVDEPEGPVMKTALPGPKSKELLRELDNIQHCSSVQFFVDYSKCLGNYIVDMDGNTILDLFTQISSIPLGYNHPSMIKAMQDPANVYDLVNRPALQVFPPGNWPARMENSLLEIAPPGLNHVHTLMCGACSNEHGFKAVFMRHMRKLRGGAPPTKEDLETCLLNLPPGCPPLTIMGFKNAFHGRTMGVLNVTHTKASHKVDFPQMDWPCASFPEIKYPLESHVVENQKEEQRCLDEIRALVEEYNGRGTPCVGIITEPIQAEGGDNYASPDFFQKLQKICKEFDIAFIVDEVQTGLGATGKMWAHEHWDLPEPPDIVSFSKKAITGGFFFKEEYKATDGHRIFNTWMGDPHKIILLEAVVKEIKSENLLAQVNETGNFLLAGLKKLQDTYPDRLANARGLGTFCSIDTHDAQMRDKMIHSLKQRGINIGGCGVSSLRLRPSLTAQPHHCEIFLDALNEIMKEL, encoded by the exons ATGGCGACGAGTGGGTGTATGCAGTTCGGACTTCGCCGATTCATTCAACAAAATTCACTATGTTCACTCCGGAAACAAA TTCGGTGTGTAACTGGACAGGCCGCCAGGAAACATTATGGTGTGGATGAGCCAGAAGGGCCTGTAATGAAAACAGCCCTACCTGGACCAAAATCAAAGGAACTATTGAGAGAACTTGACAACATACAG CATTGCTCAAGTGTGCAGTTTTTTGTCGACTACTCAAAATGTCTGGGCAACTATATCGTGGATATGGATGGCAATACTATTCTTGATCTGTTCACACAGATATCATCTATACCTCTTG GGTACAACCATCCGAGCATGATAAAAGCTATGCAAGATCCTGCTAATGTG TATGACCTGGTTAACCGACCTGCACTTCAGGTGTTTCCCCCTGGTAACTGGCCAGCGCGAATGGAGAACTCTCTTTTGGAG ATTGCCCCACCTGGCCTGAATCATGTACATACTCTGATGTGTGGTGCTTGCTCAAATGAACATGGATTCAAGGCCGTCTTCATGAGGCATATG CGGAAATTACGAGGTGGTGCACCCCCAACGAAAGAAGATTTAGAAACGTGCCTCCTCAACCTTCCTCCTGGATGTCCTCCTCTCACCATTATGGGCTTCAAGAATGCCTTCCATGGGCGAACTATGG GTGTCTTAAATGTCACTCACACAAAGGCCAGTCATAAAGTAGACTTTCCGCAGATGGACTGGCCGTGTGCATCATTCCCAGAAATCAAATATCCATTGGAAAGTCATGTTGTTGAAAATCAGAAAGAGGAACAACGCTGCTTGGATGAG ATTCGTGCCCTAGTCGAGGAGTATAATGGCAGAGGTACCCCCTGTGTCGGCATCATCACTGAGCCAATCCAAGCCGAGGGAGGTGACAACTATGCTTCTCCCGACTTCTTCCAAAAACTTCAAAAGATATGTAAAGAG TTTGACATTGCATTCATCGTTGACGAAGTCCAGACTGGCCTGGGTGCTACCGGTAAGATGTGGGCTCATGAACACTGGGACCTCCCTGAACCACCAGATATTGTGAGCTTCAGTAAGAAGGCCATCACGGGAGGTTTCTTCTTTAAAGAGGAATACAAGGCAACCGAC ggtcacaggATCTTCAACACTTGGATGGGCGACCCGCACAAGATCATTCTGCTTGAAGCTGTTGTAAAGGAAATCAAGTCAGAAAACCTGCTTGCACAAGTCAATGAAACTGGCAATTTCCTTCTTGCTGGGCTCAAGAAACTTCAG GACACTTACCCTGACCGTCTTGCTAATGCTCGTGGACTTGGAACCTTCTGTAGCATTGATACTCATGATGCACAGATGAGGGACAAGATGATACATTCGCTCAAACAGAGAG GTATCAACATTGGAGGTTGTGGAGTGAGCAGTCTACGTCTGCGGCCAAGTCTGACTGCCCAGCCTCACCACTGTGAAATCTTCTTAGATGCTCTCAATGAAATCATGAAAGAATTATAA
- the LOC135493161 gene encoding 4-aminobutyrate aminotransferase, mitochondrial-like isoform X1 codes for MATSGCMQFGLRRFIQQNSLCSLRKQIRCVTGQAARKHYGVDEPEGPVMKTALPGPKSKELLRELDNIQHCSSVQFFVDYSKCLGNYIVDMDGNTILDLFTQISSIPLGYNHPSMIKAMQDPANVYDLVNRPALQVFPPGNWPARMENSLLEIAPPGLNHVHTLMCGACSNEHGFKAVFMRHMRKLRGGAPPTKEDLETCLLNLPPGCPPLTIMGFKNAFHGRTMGAMNASHLPNKPETKLFFPATDWPMGPFPQVRYPYDKYAAENAEEEKRCLHEIRALVEEYNGRGTPCVGIITEPIQAEGGDNYASPDFFQKLQKICKEFDIAFIVDEVQTGLGATGKMWAHEHWDLPEPPDIVSFSKKAITGGFFFKEEYKATDGHRIFNTWMGDPHKIILLEAVVKEIKSENLLAQVNETGNFLLAGLKKLQDTYPDRLANARGLGTFCSIDTHDAQMRDKMIHSLKQRGINIGGCGVSSLRLRPSLTAQPHHCEIFLDALNEIMKEL; via the exons ATGGCGACGAGTGGGTGTATGCAGTTCGGACTTCGCCGATTCATTCAACAAAATTCACTATGTTCACTCCGGAAACAAA TTCGGTGTGTAACTGGACAGGCCGCCAGGAAACATTATGGTGTGGATGAGCCAGAAGGGCCTGTAATGAAAACAGCCCTACCTGGACCAAAATCAAAGGAACTATTGAGAGAACTTGACAACATACAG CATTGCTCAAGTGTGCAGTTTTTTGTCGACTACTCAAAATGTCTGGGCAACTATATCGTGGATATGGATGGCAATACTATTCTTGATCTGTTCACACAGATATCATCTATACCTCTTG GGTACAACCATCCGAGCATGATAAAAGCTATGCAAGATCCTGCTAATGTG TATGACCTGGTTAACCGACCTGCACTTCAGGTGTTTCCCCCTGGTAACTGGCCAGCGCGAATGGAGAACTCTCTTTTGGAG ATTGCCCCACCTGGCCTGAATCATGTACATACTCTGATGTGTGGTGCTTGCTCAAATGAACATGGATTCAAGGCCGTCTTCATGAGGCATATG CGGAAATTACGAGGTGGTGCACCCCCAACGAAAGAAGATTTAGAAACGTGCCTCCTCAACCTTCCTCCTGGATGTCCTCCTCTCACCATTATGGGCTTCAAGAATGCCTTCCATGGGCGAACTATGG GTGCTATGAATGCAAGCCACTTGCCCAACAAACCAGaaaccaaactatttttccCTGCCACTGACTGGCCCATGGGACCATTTCCCCAAGTCAGATACCCATATGATAAGTATGCTGCTGAAAATGCAGAAGAGGAGAAACGGTGCTTGCATGAG ATTCGTGCCCTAGTCGAGGAGTATAATGGCAGAGGTACCCCCTGTGTCGGCATCATCACTGAGCCAATCCAAGCCGAGGGAGGTGACAACTATGCTTCTCCCGACTTCTTCCAAAAACTTCAAAAGATATGTAAAGAG TTTGACATTGCATTCATCGTTGACGAAGTCCAGACTGGCCTGGGTGCTACCGGTAAGATGTGGGCTCATGAACACTGGGACCTCCCTGAACCACCAGATATTGTGAGCTTCAGTAAGAAGGCCATCACGGGAGGTTTCTTCTTTAAAGAGGAATACAAGGCAACCGAC ggtcacaggATCTTCAACACTTGGATGGGCGACCCGCACAAGATCATTCTGCTTGAAGCTGTTGTAAAGGAAATCAAGTCAGAAAACCTGCTTGCACAAGTCAATGAAACTGGCAATTTCCTTCTTGCTGGGCTCAAGAAACTTCAG GACACTTACCCTGACCGTCTTGCTAATGCTCGTGGACTTGGAACCTTCTGTAGCATTGATACTCATGATGCACAGATGAGGGACAAGATGATACATTCGCTCAAACAGAGAG GTATCAACATTGGAGGTTGTGGAGTGAGCAGTCTACGTCTGCGGCCAAGTCTGACTGCCCAGCCTCACCACTGTGAAATCTTCTTAGATGCTCTCAATGAAATCATGAAAGAATTATAA
- the LOC135493175 gene encoding L-xylulose reductase-like, with product MAYDFSGKKAIVTGGGRGIGRAIVEGLSKNGAEVWAVSRTKEELDKVEQEIPNTHGVQADLSDWNATKKAIEAIGPVDFLVNNAAIIVLASLLDIKPEDFDTLYNTNVKSIICVSQVVAKGMIESGKGGSIVNMSSQASERALKEHILYCGTKGAVDAISRVMALELGPHKIRVNTVHPTVVMTAMGRQNWSDPARSQPMLDRIPLGRFAEEVDVANATLFLLSDQASMIHGVHLPVDGGFWTT from the exons GTATTGGTCGAGCTATTGTAGAAGGATTGTCCAAAAATGGGGCAGAAGTCTGGGCTGTCAGTAGGACAAAGGAAGAATTGGATAAGGTTGAACAAGAG ATCCCCAACACTCATGGTGTCCAGGCAGATCTCTCGGACTGGAACGCCACCAAGAAAGCTATTGAAGCCATAGGACCAGTTGACTTCTTAGTTAACAATGCAGCAATAATTGTTTTGGCTAGCCTTTTGGATATCAAACCAGAGGATTTTGATAC CTTGTACAATACCAATGTCAAGTCGATCATTTGCGTCTCCCAGGTCGTTGCTAAAGGGATGATTGAATCAGGAAAAGGAGGCTCAATAGTCAATATGTCAAGTCAAGCATCAGAGAGGGCTCTGAAGGAACACATCCTATATTGCGGAACAAAAGGTGCTGTGGATGCTATCTCAAGAGTCATGGCTTTAGAACTTGGACCACACAAGATTCGAGTGAATACTGTTCATCCCACGGTCGTCATGACAGCTATGGGGAGACAGAACTGGAGTGACCCTGCCAGAAGTCAACCAATGCTTGACAGAATACCACTTGGGAGATTTGCAG AGGAAGTTGATGTTGCCAATGCCACATTATTCTTACTCAGCGACCAGGCCAGCATGATACACGGAGTCCACCTTCCCGTAGATGGAGGATTCTGGACTACGTAG